One window from the genome of Saccharomyces mikatae IFO 1815 strain IFO1815 genome assembly, chromosome: 2 encodes:
- the RMD6 gene encoding Rmd6p (similar to Saccharomyces cerevisiae RMD6 (YEL072W)) has protein sequence MSACPCNIVILPVKVLKNSSRNTKYSLYTTINRGYDVPRFKYGIIVSPRVHSLETLFNDLGFDKNIERSLFYLLLNDPVLAYPNFYENFEQFRCEANEDLPLRTYYIPKFQFLAYAFDSEHVLATIGYKPNNKESYEITGFTSMGNGCDIKLFNYSVVHMMRFHKCKRLVADIIMEHDLLGYYEKKLGFVEMQRFKVLKEKNQPKLFDDQVECTKDFHVIKMIKELKSHIL, from the coding sequence ATGTCAGCTTGTCCTTGCAACATTGTTATACTTCCAGTCAAggttttgaagaattcatCTAGAAATACAAAGTATAGCTTGTATACAACAATTAATCGAGGATATGATGTTCCAAGGTTTAAATATGGCATAATAGTTAGCCCTCGAGTGCACAGCCTTGAAACTTTATTCAATGATTTGGGTTTTGACAAGAATATAGAAAGATCCTTGTTTTACTTATTATTAAATGATCCTGTCTTGGCGTACCCTAATTTctatgaaaattttgaacaGTTTAGATGTGAAGCAAATGAAGATTTACCTCTGCGGACATATTATATTCCGAAGTTCCAGTTTTTGGCTTATGCATTCGATTCAGAGCATGTCCTAGCAACCATTGGCTACAAACCAAACAATAAGGAGAGTTATGAGATCACAGGATTTACGTCCATGGGCAATGGCTGTGACATCAAACTATTTAATTACAGTGTAGTTCATATGATGCGATTCCATAAATGCAAGAGATTGGTTGCAGACATAATCATGGAGCATGACCTATTAGGTTATTATGAAAAGAAGCTCGGCTTTGTAGAGATGCAAAGATTCAAAGTTCTCAAAGAGAAGAATCAACCAAAATTATTTGACGATCAAGTAGAGTGTACTAAAGACTTCCATGTGATCAAAATGATTAAAGAGTTGAAAAGTCATATATTATAA
- the MIX23 gene encoding Mix23p (similar to Saccharomyces cerevisiae YBL107C; ancestral locus Anc_7.443) — MVDNKRTFTAPPILLESNLTFSNDGPPLPTVTVTRERCINPSLIDSFLRFLRHGSDDIIRQKLNNYRKSSSNGENRCEEFLRKELYPNWQIRSSIISFCEKEAAEMKAETDQKFCNTGESAAKPIIEARIDPYAAKERAEEQEARHRDWTNLTDWVANNRRIEQILTSTTEGILKQNCEQNEDYLKQFAQFCKNNS, encoded by the coding sequence ATGGTTGACAATAAGCGTACTTTTACGGCGCCGCCAATCTTGCTCGAATCAAATCTGACCTTTTCGAATGATGGACCACCACTTCCTACTGTCACTGTCACACGAGAACGATGTATAAATCCAAGCCTGATAGATTCATTTTTAAGGTTTCTAAGACATGGAAGTGATGATATAATAAGacaaaaattaaacaatTATAGAAAAAGCTCTTCTAATGGAGAAAATAGGTGTGAAGAATTTCTAAGGAAAGAATTATATCCGAATTGGCAAATACGGAGTAGTATAATTTCATTTTGCGAAAAAGAAGCAGCAGAAATGAAGGCTGAAACTGATCAAAAGTTCTGTAATACTGGGGAGAGCGCTGCGAAACCAATTATAGAAGCAAGAATTGATCCATATGCTGCGAAGGAACGTGCAGAGGAACAAGAAGCTCGACATAGGGATTGGACAAATTTAACAGATTGGGTGGCAAATAATAGAAGAATAGAGCAAATTTTAACTTCAACAACGGAAGGGATTTTAAAGCAAAACTGCGAGCAAAATGAAGACTACTTGAAACAGTTTGCACAGTTCTGCAAGAACAACAGTTGA
- the SMKI02G0010 gene encoding uncharacterized protein: MAAIREYTTASEVAKRMPRLDGLSVQELMDSKTRGGLTYNDFLVLPGLVDFPSSEVSLETKLTRNINLKTPFVSSPMDTVTESEMAIFMALSGGIGFIHHNCAPEEQAAMVRRVKNYENGFIDNPVVISPTTTVGEAKSMKEKYGFAGFPVTEDGKRNAKLVGVITSRDIQFVEDDSLLVQDVMTKNPVTGLQGITLSEGNEVLKKTKKGKLLIVDDRGHLVSMLSRTDLKKNENFPLASKSGSSKQLLCGASVGTMDSDRERLGLLVEAGLDVVILDSSQGNSIFQLNMLEWVKESFPGLEVIAGNVVTREQAANLVAAGADGLRIGMGTGSICITQEVMACGRPQGTAVYNVCEFANQFGVPCMADGGVQNIGHIMKALALGSSTVMMGGMLAGATESPGDYFYQDGERLKVYRGMGSIDAMQKTGSKGNASTSRYFSESDSVLVAQGVAGAVVDKGSIKKFIPYLYNGLQHSCQDIGCKTLTLLKENVQRGKVRFEFRTASAQVEGGVNNLYSYEKRLHN; the protein is encoded by the coding sequence ATGGCTGCTATTAGAGAGTACACGACTGCTTCGGAAGTTGCCAAGAGGATGCCTCGACTGGATGGTTTGTCAGTCCAGGAACTGATGGACTCCAAGACCAGAGGTGGGTTGACTTATAACGATTTTTTGGTCTTGCCAGGCTTGGTCGACTTCCCGTCCTCTGAGGTTAGCCTGGAGACTAAGTTGACCAGGAATATCAATTTGAAGACCCCTTTCGTTTCCTCTCCAATGGACACTGTTACCGAATCAGAGATGGCCATCTTCATGGCTCTGTCGGGTGGTATTGGTTTCATTCACCATAACTGCGCTCCCGAGGAGCAAGCTGCCATGGTCAGAAGAGTCAAGAACTATGAAAATGGGTTTATTGACAACCCTGTAGTGATTTCTCCAACGACCACGGTTGGTGAAGCTAAGAGCATGAAGGAGAAGTATGGGTTTGCAGGCTTCCCTGTGACGGAAGATGGCAAGAGAAATGCGAAGTTGGTGGGTGTCATCACTTCTCGTGATATACAATTCGTTGAGGACGACTCTTTACTCGTTCAGGATGTCATGACCAAGAACCCTGTTACCGGTTTACAGGGTATTACCTTGTCTGAGGGTAATGAAgttttaaagaaaaccaaaaaggGTAAGCTGTTGATTGTTGACGACAGGGGTCATTTGGTGTCCATGCTTTCCAGGACtgacttgaagaagaacgaaAACTTCCCGTTAGCTTCCAAGTCTGGCAGCAGCAAGCAATTGCTATGCGGTGCTTCTGTAGGCACTATGGACTCTGATAGGGAGAGACTAGGCCTGTTGGTGGAAGCTGGCTTGGACGTGGTTATCTTAGATTCATCGCAAGGCAACTCGATTTTCCAGTTGAACATGCTCGAATGGGTGAAAGAGAGTTTCCCAGGGTTGGAAGTCATCGCTGGTAACGTTGTCACCAGGGAACAAGCTGCCAATTTGGTTGCTGCCGGTGCGGATGGTCTGAGAATCGGTATGGGAACTGGCTCTATTTGTATCACTCAAGAAGTTATGGCTTGTGGTAGGCCACAAGGTACAGCCGTCTACAACGTGTGTGAATTTGCCAACCAGTTCGGTGTTCCATGTATGGCTGACGGTGGTGTTCAAAACATCGGCCATATCATGAAGGCCTTGGCGCTTGGGTCGTCTACTGTTATGATGGGTGGTATGTTGGCGGGTGCTACCGAATCGCCCGGTGATTATTTCTATCAAGATGGTGAACGATTAAAGGTGTATCGTGGGATGGGTTCCATTGATGCGATGCAAAAGACCGGTAGCAAGGGCAATGCCTCGACCTCTCGTTACTTTTCTGAAAGCGACAGCGTTTTGGTTGCGCAAGGTGTGGCGGGTGCAGTGGTTGACAAAGGATCCATTAAGAAGTTTATTCCGTATTTGTACAACGGGCTGCAACATTCGTGTCAGGACATTGGTTGCAAGACGCTAACTCTATTGAAGGAGAATGTGCAAAGAGGCAAAGTCAGATTTGAATTCAGAACGGCATCTGCTCAAGTGGAAGGTGGTGTGAATAACTTATACTCTTATGAAAAACGTCTACATAACTAA
- the SMKI02G0020 gene encoding GNAT family N-acetyltransferase yields the protein MANINEFGQEVGADVDGWTTRVFPQEVVLKGNHCRLEPLDKEKHGLQLFSAYAKAGQRLWTYLPVGPFNNVDEYLQFIDELNETEDTVPYAIIHERTGCAVGTLCLIRIDEANGSLEVGYVVFSPELQKTVIATEAQFLLMKYVFDVLQYRRYEWKCDSLNGPSRRAAMRLGFKHEGTFRQVVVYKGRTRDTQWFSIIDKEWMNIRKAFEQWLDGENFEDGRQKRGLATIREGL from the coding sequence atGGCGAATATAAATGAGTTTGGGCAAGAAGTCGGTGCAGACGTCGATGGCTGGACAACCAGGGTCTTCCCACAAGAAGTCGTCTTGAAAGGCAACCACTGTAGACTGGAACCGCTTGACAAGGAAAAGCACGGATTGCAGCTCTTTAGTGCGTATGCTAAAGCGGGTCAACGCTTGTGGACATATTTGCCTGTCGGTCCGTTCAACAACGTCGACGAATACCTACAGTTCATCGATGAACTtaatgaaactgaagaCACCGTGCCTTACGCAATTATTCATGAAAGGACTGGCTGTGCCGTTGGTACACTTTGCCTCATAAGGATCGATGAAGCCAATGGTTCGCTTGAAGTTGGATATGTAGTTTTTTCACCGGAGTTACAGAAGACAGTAATCGCTACTGAGGCCCAATTCcttttgatgaaatatGTGTTTGACGTTTTACAGTACAGGAGATACGAGTGGAAGTGCGATAGTCTAAATGGGCCATCCAGGAGGGCGGCGATGCGCCTGGGGTTCAAGCACGAGGGAACCTTTCGGCAAGTGGTCGTGTACAAGGGTCGGACTCGAGACACCCAGTGGTTCTCAATAATCGACAAAGAATGGATGAACATCCGTAAAGCATTCGAGCAATGGTTAGACGGGGAAAACTTTGAGGATGGTAGACAGAAGAGAGGATTGGCTACAATAAGAGAAGGCTTGTAA
- the SMKI02G0070 gene encoding SRP1/TIP1 family protein, translated as MVKLTSIAAGVAAIAAGVAAAPATTTLSPSDERVNLVELGVYVSDIRAHLAQYYLFQAAHPTETYPVEVAEAVFNYGDFTTMLTGVAPDQVTRMITGVPWYSTRLKPAISKALSKDGIYTAIPK; from the coding sequence ATGGTCAAATTAACTTCAATTGCTGCCGGTGTTGCTGCTATCGCTGCCGGTGTTGCCGCTGCCCCAGCCACCACCACTTTATCTCCATCTGACGAAAGAGTGAATTTGGTCGAATTAGGTGTCTACGTCTCTGATATCAGAGCTCACTTGGCGCAATACTACTTGTTCCAAGCCGCCCACCCAACTGAAACATACCCAGTCGAAGTTGCTGAAGCTGTCTTCAACTACGGTGATTTCACCACCATGTTGACTGGTGTTGCTCCAGACCAAGTGACCAGAATGATCACCGGTGTCCCATGGTACTCTACCAGATTAAAGCCAGCTATCTCCAAGGCTCTATCCAAGGACGGTATCTACACTGCCATTCCAAAATAG
- the DLD3 gene encoding D-lactate dehydrogenase (similar to Saccharomyces cerevisiae DLD3 (YEL071W)): MTVANPIAQLTAEAYPKVKRNTDFKVPDSADLAYFRSILSNDEILNSQAPEELASFNQDWMKKYRGQSNLILLPKSTDKVSKIMKYCNDKKLAVVPQGGNTDLVGASVPVFDEIVLSLRNMNKVRDFDPVSGTFKCDAGVIMRDAHQFLHDHDHIFPLDLPSRNNCQVGGVVSTNAGGLNFLRYGSLHGNVLGLEVVLPNGEIISNIDALRKDNTGYDLKQLFIGAEGTIGVITGVSIVAAAKPKALNAVFFGIEDFDTVQKLFVKAKSELSEVLSAFEFMDRGSIECTIEYLKDLPFPLKNQHNFYVLIETSGSNKRHDDEKLTAFLKDTVDSKLISEGMMAKDKADYDRLWTWRKSVPTACNSYGGMYKYDMSLKLKDLYSVSAAVTERLNAAGLIGDAPKPVVKSCGYGHVGDGNIHLNIAVREFTKQIEDLLEPFVYEYIASKKGSISAEHGIGFHKRGKLHYTRSDIEIRFMKDIKRHYDPNGIMNPYKYI; the protein is encoded by the coding sequence ATGACGGTTGCAAATCCTATTGCTCAGTTAACTGCTGAGGCATACCCAAAAGTCAAGAGAAACACTGATTTTAAAGTGCCCGATTCAGCAGACTTGGCGTATTTTCGTTCGATTTTGTCCAACGATGAAATCTTAAACTCTCAGGCTCCTGAGGAGCTTGCTTCCTTCAACCAAGATTGGATGAAAAAGTATAGAGGCCAGTCCAATTTAATTCTCTTGCCAAAGTCCACTGACAAAGTGTCCAAAATTATGAAATACTGTAACGATAAGAAACTGGCGGTGGTACCACAAGGTGGTAACACTGACTTAGTTGGAGCGTCTGTTCCGgtatttgatgaaattgttctttctttgagaaatatGAACAAAGTCAGAGACTTTGATCCAGTTAGCGGGACTTTCAAATGTGACGCGGGAGTCATTATGCGTGATGCGCATCAATTTTTACACGACCATGACCACATCTTCCCATTGGACCTTCCCTCGAGAAACAACTGTCAAGTGGGCGGCGTGGTCTCAACAAATGCAGGTGGTTTGAACTTCTTAAGATATGGCTCGCTACACGGTAATGTTTTGGGTTTGGAGGTAGTGCTACCCAACGGTGAGATTATTAGCAATATCGATGCCTTAAGGAAGGACAATACTGGTTATGACTTGAAACAGTTATTCATCGGAGCAGAAGGTACTATCGGTGTCATTACTGGTGTATCTATAGTTGCAGCAGCAAAACCAAAGGCTTTGAATGCCgttttttttggtattgAGGATTTTGATACTGTTCAGAAACTATTTGTCAAGGCTAAAAGTGAACTATCGGAGGTTTTGTCTGCCTTTGAATTCATGGACCGTGGTTCCATTGAATGTACGATAgaatatttgaaagatttgCCTTTCCCTTTGAAGAACCAACACAACTTTTATGTTCTTATTGAAACTTCAGGCTCTAACAAAAGACATGATGACGAAAAGCTGACCGCTTTCCTCAAAGATACAGTAGACTCCAAGTTGATTTCAGAGGGTATGATGGCCAAGGACAAAGCTGATTATGATAGACTTTGGACTTGGAGGAAATCTGTTCCAACTGCTTGTAATTCTTACGGTGGTATGTACAAGTATGACATGTCACTTAAATTAAAAGATCTATACTCCGTATCTGCAGCTGTGACAGAGAGGTTGAATGCAGCTGGTTTAATTGGTGATGCACCAAAACCAGTTGTTAAGTCATGCGGTTATGGACATGTCGGTGACGGAAACATTCATTTGAATATTGCGGTAAGAGAATTTACAAAACAGATTGAAGACTTACTGGAACCATTCGTTTATGAATATATCGCATCAAAGAAAGGTTCCATCAGTGCCGAACATGGAATTGGTTTCCATAAGAGAGGTAAACTACACTACACCAGAAGTGATATTGAGATAAGATTTATGAAGGATATTAAACGTCACTACGATCCAAATGGAATCATGAATCCATACAAGTACATTTGA
- the SMKI02G0040 gene encoding pepsin-like aspartic protease → MQLFPLLSLALSLAYSQAVLGSSSDSYVRFPVQKLANVPGMGSQDVSNVFKRDDVLNSTLINAVGMYVVKVEIGTPPQTAYLQLDTGSSDMYVNDADSPYCVLMSYGSGYASTDNYELTATATELPSSTISSESYSTLCAYWGTFSVGNSSTFKYNDTQFDETYGDGTYYRGTYGTDVVSLGNITLESFSFGVANNTENQGGILGISLPAGENTHSLGGAYNTTPFEYENFPMALKSHGKIEKIAYSLFLNEPKAHFGSILFGAVDKSKYSGQLYTLPMLQAYDTLDSVSPGMFVTAQSVAVLNGDSGNKTVSKVRFPVLFDSGTTYSSLPTEVAHAIGKSFDGKYSSGDQGYTFDCSKVKDTLLSIDFGGFNISANISNFVTRTKDHCLLNIEAADSGFVLGDAFLVDAYVVFDLESHEVSIAQASFDDKKEEIEVISDRVPGAIRAPGYSSTWVYTPGSPIGTGDFYNVSWTSYSGYSEYQSLVATAVVSSSDSSGGSDSSSSSSSSSSSRSAETTTEKHNAGDRLYQSSFPFSLASFLSYFLL, encoded by the coding sequence ATGCAGCTGTTCCCTCTTCTATCGTTAGCGTTATCTTTGGCCTATTCTCAGGCTGTTTTGGGTTCTTCCTCAGACTCTTACGTCAGGTTTCCCGTTCAAAAGCTAGCAAATGTCCCAGGAATGGGCTCGCAAGATGTATCTAAcgttttcaaaagagatgACGTCCTGAATTCGACTTTGATTAATGCCGTAGGAATGTACGTCGTCAAGGTGGAAATCGGAACCCCTCCCCAAACCGCGTACCTTCAGTTAGACACTGGCTCTTCTGATATGTATGTAAATGATGCTGATAGTCCATATTGCGTATTGATGTCTTACGGGTCAGGCTACGCTTCGACCGACAATTACGAGCTCACAGCAACTGCCACCGAGCTTCCTTCTTCCACTATATCGTCGGAGAGTTACAGTACTCTTTGTGCCTACTGGGGCACATTCAGTGTCGGCAACTCCTCTACTTTCAAGTACAATGACACTCAGTTCGATGAGACTTACGGCGATGGTACGTATTACAGAGGCACGTATGGAACAGACGTTGTTTCTTTAGGTAATATTACGCTAGAAAGTTTTTCGTTTGGAGTGGCCAACAACACAGAAAACCAAGGTGGTATTCTGGGCATATCACTTCCTGCTGGAGAAAATACACATTCGCTTGGAGGAGCCTATAACACGACCCCctttgaatatgaaaacTTTCCAATGGCACTGAAAAGCCACGGAAAGATTGAGAAGATAGCATATTCCTTGTTTCTGAATGAACCTAAAGCACATTTCGGAAGCATCCTGTTCGGAGCAGTCGACAAAAGCAAATACTCGGGGCAGCTTTACACCCTGCCTATGCTGCAGGCTTACGATACCCTCGATTCAGTGAGTCCAGGAATGTTTGTTACAGCGCAGAGCGTCGCGGTTTTGAATGGCGACTCTGGAAACAAAACTGTGTCGAAGGTCCGATTCCCGGTGTTGTTTGATTCTGGTACCACCTATTCTAGTCTGCCTACTGAAGTTGCACATGCAATCGGTAAAAGTTTTGACGGAAAGTACAGTTCTGGCGATCAAGGCTACACCTTTGATTGTTCAAAAGTAAAGGATACTCTACTGTCTATTGATTTTGGAGGATTCAATATATCGGCAAACATATCCAATTTTGTGACACGGACGAAGGACCACTGTCTTCTGAACATTGAAGCCGCTGACTCAGGATTCGTGTTGGGAGACGCATTTCTTGTTGACGCATATGTTGTCTTTGACTTGGAAAGTCACGAGGTTTCTATTGCGCAGGCTAGTTTTGAcgataaaaaagaagagattgAGGTTATCTCTGACAGAGTTCCGGGTGCCATCCGAGCTCCCGGATACTCTAGTACGTGGGTGTATACACCAGGCAGCCCCATCGGAACAGGAGATTTCTACAACGTCAGTTGGACCTCCTATTCAGGGTATTCAGAGTATCAATCGTTAGTTGCCACTGCGGTTGTTAGTAGTAGTGACAGTAGCGGTGGTAGTGACagtagcagcagcagcagcagcagcagcagcagccgCTCAGCTGAAACAACTACAGAAAAGCATAACGCCGGCGATAGGCTCTACCAAtcatcttttcctttttctttggcttCTTTCTTATCTTATTTCCTCTTGTAA
- the SMKI02G0030 gene encoding SRP1/TIP1 family protein: protein MVKLTSIAAGVAAIAAGASATTTLAQSDERVNLVELGVYVSDIRAHLAQYYLFQAAHPTETYPVEVAEAVFNYGDFTTMLTGIAPDQVTRMITGVPWYSTRLKPAISKALSKDGIYTVAK, encoded by the coding sequence ATGGTCAAATTAACTTCAATTGCCGCTGGTGTCGCTGCCATTGCTGCCGGTGCCTCCGCCACCACCACTCTAGCTCAATCCGACGAAAGAGTCAACCTGGTTGAGTTGGGTGTCTACGTCTCCGATATCAGAGCTCATTTGGCCCAATATTACTTGTTCCAAGCCGCCCACCCAACTGAAACATACCCAGTCGAAGTTGCTGAAGCTGTCTTCAACTACGGTGATTTCACCACCATGTTGACCGGTATTGCCCCAGACCAAGTGACCAGAATGATCACTGGTGTGCCATGGTACTCCACCAGATTAAAGCCAGCTATCTCCAAGGCTCTATCTAAGGATGGTATCTACACTGTCGCCAAATAG